The Fulvivirga maritima genome segment CTGTGGGCAAAAGTGTGCAGATACCAGCTGAAGCTCAGGTGGTGGAAGCCGACAGCATGTATGTATATGCCGGTTTTATAGAAGGCCTTTCTCATACGGGGCAGGCCAAGCCAAAAGAAGAATCACGAGGACGTGGCCGCAGTGATGTGAAAGATCCGGGGAACCCTCCGAATGATATTGCAGGAATAGAGCCAGAAAAGAAAGTGTCTGACCTGTTAGATGCTTCTGATAAGTCTGTGGCAGATATGCGAGAGTTGGGCTTTACGGCAGCTAACGTAGTGCCTTATGGCAGAATGCTTCCTGGAAAAGGCGCACTTATTCTACTCAGTGGAGAGAGCGCTGATGATATGCTATATAGAGATAATACCGTGTTTTTCTCTCAGCTAGATGGAGCCCCTGGCGTATACCCTAGCACAGTGATGGCGGTAATGGCCAAATACAGAGAATTATACAGGCAGGCGGAGCAGGCTAAGGCTTATGAAGCACGCTATACAAAAGATGCTGCAGGCATGAGCAGACCTAATACCAGTAGAGTGCTGGAGGCTTTTTATCCTGTATTGGAAAAGCAGCAACGTGTAGCCTTTAAAGCGGAAGATATTTTAGATATAGAAAGAGTACTCGTGCTCAAAAAGGATTTAGGTTTTAACCTTATTCTTAGTGAAGTAAAGCAAGGCTGGGATCTTACTGATAAAATTAAAGCCAGCGGTGCAGAAGTGTTACTTTCATTAGACCTGCCTGAGCTGGAAGAGGAGAAAGCAGACTCTACCAAAACAGATTCTACTGCCGTAGAAGAAAAGGAAAAAACAGAGGTAGACATTGAGCGTGAGCAACTGGAAGCCAGAAAGAAACAAATGATTCTGAATTATTATACTCAGCCCGCTTTGTTCAAAAGTAAAGGGATTGAATTCGGATTTTCTACCCTTGGCGTAAAAAGCAATGATATAAAAGGCATTCTGATCAAACTAATAGAAAATGGCCTTACTGAAGATCAGGCTCTGGCAGCTCTTACCACTTCTCCAGCTAAAATATTAGGTGTATCATCTATTATGGGTACGGTGGATGAAGGTAAAATGGCTAACTTTTTCATTACTGATAAGCCTTACTTTGATAAGGAGTCTAATGTGAAATATACTTTCGTAGATGGCCAAATGTATAAGTTTAAAGATAAGCCCGGTAAAAAAGGTAAAGGGGGTAAGGGAGCTGACATAAAAGGAAAGTGGTCTTACTCGTCAGAAACTCCTCAAGGCGTAATAAGTGGCGTGATCACTTTTAATGGAGAGCCGGGAGATTACAGTGGCTCTATTTCTAATAGCTCTACCAATGAGTCTACAGATTTTACTGACATTACCGTAGATGGTAATAGCGTTGTGTTTTCGTTTTCAATAGTTTCTAATGGAGAGACTTTGAAAATTACCATTACCATGAATATAGAGGGAGAAACTTTTGAAGGCACCATGACTGCCGGAGAATATGGTAGCTTCCCTATAGAAGGAGATAAAATGCCTGAAGACAACTAAAACATAGAATGATGAGATTAACAAATACAATATATAAGCTGTCATTAATCTTTCTTTTCGCCTGTGTTTGCTCTATTAGTAAGGCGCAGGAAAAAGGAGATGTGCTCATAAAAAATGGTACGGTGCTTACCATAACCAAAGGCACGCTAGAAAATACTGATGTCTTAATAAGAGATGGAAAGATTTCAAAAATAGGCAAAGGACTTAAAGCACCTTCCGGAGCCAGAGAAATTGATGCTACTGGTAAATATGTTATGCCTGGTATCATAGATGCTCACTCTCATATTGCACTAAGCTCTATTAACGAGGCTACCAGCCCCGTAACTGCCGAAGTATGGACAGGTGATGCGCTTGATCCTTTGGATGTTTCCATCTATAGAGCGCTGGCCGGTGGAGTAACCATTTCACATGCTTTACATGGCTCAGCCAATGCCATTGGTGGACAAAGCGAAACCATAAAGCACCGCTATGGCACCTTAGATATGGATGGCCTGAGAATGGAAGGCGCGCCCAGGACTATTAAGTTTGCTTTAGGAGAAAACCCTACCAGGGTGCATGGTGAGCGTAGTGGTATAGTACCCAAAACCCGAATGGGAGTGGAAGCTGTATTCAGAAGCTCTTTTTCGGAAGCCAAGCAATACATGGAGAAATGGGATACTTATAACTCAGCCAAAGGTAAGAAAGACTTTAAAGGCTCTGCTCCTGAGTATAACTTAAGGTTAGAAACACTGGCTGATATATTGAGAGGAAATATAGTGGTACACTGCCATTCATACCGAGCAGATGAGATTTACATGCTCATGCAGGTTTTTAAGGACTTTGGTATTAAAAAACTGGTTTTTCAACATGTAAATGAAGGTTTTAAAGTAGCGCCTGAGCTTGCTGAGTTTGGGGCTATGGCTTCAGTATTTGCTGACTGGTGGGATTATAAATTTGAAGTATATTATTCTACGGCTTATAACGCGGCTATTCTTACTAAAAATGGAGTAGTTACTTCTATCAATTCAGATTCAGGAGAGCTCATCAGGCACTTATACCATGAAGCAGCCAAAACACAAAAATATGGAGGCCTTTCTGATGAGGAAGCATTGAAGTTAATTACCATTAACCCTGCTAAGCAATTGGGTATTGAAGATAGAGTAGGCTCATTAGAAGAAGGTAAAGATGGCGATGTAGCCATTTTCAGTGCACACCCATTGTCTATTTATACAGTTCCTCTTTACACTATAGTAGATGGCGTAGTTGAGTTCGACAGGGAAAATGACCCTGCAGATATGAGACTGTACCCTGATCCTGAAGAAAC includes the following:
- a CDS encoding amidohydrolase gives rise to the protein MRLTNTIYKLSLIFLFACVCSISKAQEKGDVLIKNGTVLTITKGTLENTDVLIRDGKISKIGKGLKAPSGAREIDATGKYVMPGIIDAHSHIALSSINEATSPVTAEVWTGDALDPLDVSIYRALAGGVTISHALHGSANAIGGQSETIKHRYGTLDMDGLRMEGAPRTIKFALGENPTRVHGERSGIVPKTRMGVEAVFRSSFSEAKQYMEKWDTYNSAKGKKDFKGSAPEYNLRLETLADILRGNIVVHCHSYRADEIYMLMQVFKDFGIKKLVFQHVNEGFKVAPELAEFGAMASVFADWWDYKFEVYYSTAYNAAILTKNGVVTSINSDSGELIRHLYHEAAKTQKYGGLSDEEALKLITINPAKQLGIEDRVGSLEEGKDGDVAIFSAHPLSIYTVPLYTIVDGVVEFDRENDPADMRLYPDPEETIDVTLHEREDEDRCMDINDANYLLTDK
- a CDS encoding amidohydrolase family protein gives rise to the protein MKEVNSTFSRRHMLVLLLFFTVLTTAVHGQDLPAVTSTYVIKNVNIIQGPGRKIEMGSLVIKDGVITAVGKSVQIPAEAQVVEADSMYVYAGFIEGLSHTGQAKPKEESRGRGRSDVKDPGNPPNDIAGIEPEKKVSDLLDASDKSVADMRELGFTAANVVPYGRMLPGKGALILLSGESADDMLYRDNTVFFSQLDGAPGVYPSTVMAVMAKYRELYRQAEQAKAYEARYTKDAAGMSRPNTSRVLEAFYPVLEKQQRVAFKAEDILDIERVLVLKKDLGFNLILSEVKQGWDLTDKIKASGAEVLLSLDLPELEEEKADSTKTDSTAVEEKEKTEVDIEREQLEARKKQMILNYYTQPALFKSKGIEFGFSTLGVKSNDIKGILIKLIENGLTEDQALAALTTSPAKILGVSSIMGTVDEGKMANFFITDKPYFDKESNVKYTFVDGQMYKFKDKPGKKGKGGKGADIKGKWSYSSETPQGVISGVITFNGEPGDYSGSISNSSTNESTDFTDITVDGNSVVFSFSIVSNGETLKITITMNIEGETFEGTMTAGEYGSFPIEGDKMPEDN